TGTGTCTCGGCTGCGCGATGACGGTAAAATGCCCGCTTCTTACATGGCAGACACCACTACCGCCAATGCTCAGATCCGCACCCTTTCTGAAACGGTACGACTCGATGCCCGTACCAAAATGCTTAATCCCAAGTGGTATGAGGGCATGTTAAGCCACGGATACGAAGGAGTTCGGGAATTGTCGAAGCGATTGGTCAACACAATGGGCTGGTCAGCTACCGCAAACGCAGTAGATAACTGGGTTTACGAAGACACCAACACCACGTTCTTCAAAGACGAGGAAATGTGTAAGCGTCTGCTCGACCTCAATCCCAACTCGTTCCGCAAGATGGTGACGACCTTGCTCGAAGCCAACGGTCGCGGCTATTGGGAAACTAGCGAAGAGAACCTCGATCGACTGCGCGAACTCTATCAAGAAGTCGAAGATCGGATCGAAGGCGTTGAGTAACCCACCTTGAAACAACATCAGGAGGCGCGAGCGCTCGTGCCTCTTTTTTGTGTCTAACCTCTGGTCACTGGGCACTCTGAATTAAACCCCAGCAAAGAGGAAATTTTATGTCAAGCGCGGGACTCAATCAGTGGATTGTGAGCGGCAATCTCGCCGCCGATGCCACAATCAAGACGGTAACGCTAAAAGATGGTAGAGAGGCACGGGTTGCAAATGCAGCGCTTTATGTCCGCAAGTCTCGCAATTGGGAAGAGTCGTTTACTGTATCGCTCAGTATTTGGGAAAAATCTTCAGCTTGGCGAGCACTGCCCTATCTGAAGAAAGGATCGCTGGTAATTTGTACCGGATCAGTTGAACCCAATCCTTATATTTCTAGTGTGGGAAATGTGCCGAGAGCTGGGCTGGAAATGACCGTTTTGGATGTCCATCTCGATCGCGTCAAAGAAGAAACTGAAGCTGCATAAAACAGGGGCGATCGCCCATACGATCGCCCTTTTTCAATTACTTGCCGTCTCAACCGTCACTTCTACCAACATCCCTGGTGTGGTCGCCTGCTCAAATTCTCGAACACTGTCACGATCGAACACCACCCGCACCGGAATTCGCTGCAAACTTTGGCGAAGTACCCATCGCATTAGGAGAGAAAATTAGGCTTTTCTGGCTCCCTCTTAGAAATCATCAAGCAGACAGTTGCAGCCCGCAGAGGGATAATCGTGCTGGGTTCAGCGCACTATCAAAAGCGCGAATGGAACAAACTGTATCTTTCATCGGGACTAGAGCTTGAATTGCCTCAATCAGTGGCTCGAAATCAATCGGTTTTTCAAGATGCACCTGAAAGCCTGCTCGGATGGATTGTTCTTCATAGTGAGTCCCGCTTAGGGCAGTAAAGGCGATCGCAGGAAGATAATTCCACTGGGTCTGGCTGCGAATCTGCTTCAAAAGGCTGTATCCATCAATCAC
This is a stretch of genomic DNA from Cyanobacteria bacterium FACHB-DQ100. It encodes these proteins:
- a CDS encoding response regulator produces the protein MIEKLEDCRILLVDDDQDTRILLTTVLEMEGATVLAVGSAIAALNALEQFQPDLLLSDIVMPVIDGYSLLKQIRSQTQWNYLPAIAFTALSGTHYEEQSIRAGFQVHLEKPIDFEPLIEAIQALVPMKDTVCSIRAFDSALNPARLSLCGLQLSA
- a CDS encoding single-stranded DNA-binding protein: MSSAGLNQWIVSGNLAADATIKTVTLKDGREARVANAALYVRKSRNWEESFTVSLSIWEKSSAWRALPYLKKGSLVICTGSVEPNPYISSVGNVPRAGLEMTVLDVHLDRVKEETEAA